In the genome of Amphiura filiformis chromosome 4, Afil_fr2py, whole genome shotgun sequence, one region contains:
- the LOC140151573 gene encoding ADP-ribosylation factor 1-like isoform X1, with translation MGGAFTSLFSKLFGKKEMRILMVGLDAAGKTTILYKLKLGEIVTTIPTIGFNVETVEYKNISFTVWDVGGQDKIRPLWRHYFQNTQGLIFVIDSNDRERIGDARDELMRMLNEDELKDACLLIFANKQDLPNAMNTAEVTDKLGLHSMRNRDWYIQATCATSGDGLYEGLDWLSTQLKKVN, from the exons ATGGGTGGAGCTTTCACATCGTTATTTTCCAAATTGTTtgggaagaaagagatgagaataTTGATGGTTGGTTTGGATGCTGCTGGTAAGACAACAATTCTCTACAAACTCAAGTTGGGTGAAATAGTCACAACCATTCCAACAATAG GTTTCAATGTGGAAACAGTGGAATACAAAAACATCAGTTTCACAGTATGGGATGTAGGTGGTCAGGACAAAATCAGACCACTGTGGAGACACTACTTCCAAAACACACAAG GTCTTATTTTCGTAATTGATAGCAATGACAGAGAACGCATAGGAGACGCCAGGGACGAACTGATGAGGATGCTTAATGAAGATGAACTAAAAGATGCCTGCCTCCTAATCTTTGCAAACAAACAG GATTTGCCTAATGCTATGAACACTGCGGAGGTGACAGACAAACTAGGCCTTCACAGTATGCGAAACCGGGACTGGTACATCCAAGCAACTTGTGCAACCAGTGGAGATGGACTCTATGAAGGGCTGGATTGGCTTAGCACACAGCTGAAGAAAGTCAACTGA
- the LOC140151573 gene encoding ADP-ribosylation factor 1-like isoform X2 produces MGGAFTSLFSKLFGKKEMRILMVGLDAAGKTTILYKLKLGEIVTTIPTIGFNVETVEYKNISFTVWDVGGQDKIRPLWRHYFQNTQGLIFVVDSNDKERVGDAREELMRMLNEDELRDACVLILANKQDLPNAMNCGEVTDKLGLHTLRGRTWFIQATCATSGDGLYEGLDWLSNNIQKA; encoded by the exons ATGGGTGGAGCCTTCACATCATTGTTTTCTAAATTGTTTGGGAAGAAAGAGATGAGGATATTGATGGTTGGGTTGGATGCTGCTGGTAAAACAACAATCCTCTACAAACTCAAGTTGGGTGAAATAGTCACAACCATTCCAACAATAG GTTTCAATGTAGAGACAGTGGAATACAAAAACATCAGTTTCACAGTATGGGATGTAGGTGGTCAGGACAAAATCAGACCGCTGTGGAGACATTACTTCCAAAACACACAAG GTCTGATCTTTGTGGTAGACAGTAACGACAAAGAACGTGTGGGTGATGCCAGGGAGGAACTGATGAGAATGTTGAATGAAGATGAGCTCCGGGATGCGTGTGTTCTTATCCTAGCCAACAAACAG GATTTACCCAATGCAATGAACTGTGGAGAAGTGACCGACAAACTTGGCCTTCACACCCTTAGAGGACGCACATGGTTCATTCAGGCAACCTGCGCAACAAGTGGGGATGGTCTTTACGAAGGCCTAGACTGGCTTAGCAATAATATCCAAAAAGCCTAA
- the LOC140150445 gene encoding ADP-ribosylation factor 1-like: protein MGNFMNVFAKLFGKKEMRILMVGLDAAGKTTILYKLKLGEIVTTIPTIGFNVETVEYKNISFTVWDVGGQDKIRPLWRHYFQNTQGLIFVVDSNDRERVSDAREELMRMLNEDELKDACLLVFANKQDLPNAMNAAEITDKLGLHSLRNRKLVHPSNMLATVEMVFTRVWIG from the exons ATGGGTAATTTTATGAATgtatttgcaaaattgtttggTAAGAAAGAGATGAGGATATTGATGGTTGGGTTGGATGCTGCTGGTAAGACAACAATTCTCTACAAACTCAAGTTGGGTGAAATAGTCACAACAATTCCAACAATAG GTTTCAATGTAGAGACAGTGGAATACAAAAACATCAGTTTCACAGTATGGGATGTAGGTGGTCAGGACAAAATCAGACCGCTATGGAGACATTACTTCCAAAACACACAAG GTCTCATCTTTGTAGTTGATAGTAACGACAGAGAACGTGTAAGTGATGCGAGAGAAGAACTGATGAGGATGCTTAATGAAGATGAACTAAAAGATGCCTGCCTCCTAGTCTTTGCAAACAAACAG GATTTGCCAAATGCAATGAATGCCGCAGAAATCACAGACAAATTAGGCCTTCACAGCCTCCGAAACCGCAAACTGGTACATCCAAGCAACATGCTTGCGACAGTGGAGATGGTCTTTACGAGGGTCTGGATTGGCTAA